The Acinetobacter pittii genome contains a region encoding:
- the rpmI gene encoding 50S ribosomal protein L35, producing the protein MAKLKTRRGAAKRFKATANGFKRKQAFKRHILTKKSAKRIRQLRGCVMVHVSDMNSVRRMCPYI; encoded by the coding sequence ATGGCTAAGTTAAAAACTCGCCGTGGTGCAGCTAAACGCTTCAAAGCGACTGCAAACGGTTTTAAGCGCAAACAAGCATTCAAGCGCCACATTTTGACCAAAAAATCTGCTAAACGTATCCGTCAATTACGCGGCTGTGTAATGGTTCATGTTTCTGACATGAATTCAGTTCGTCGTATGTGCCCATACATCTAA
- a CDS encoding GNAT family N-acetyltransferase, with protein sequence MKILNDMDIRIASLNDALSIAEVHVQGWKETYTGIIKREILDELKVLDKELLWKEIAKSPDHKLFVYTENGAVKGFLDGYLNPENNIAEILAFYLLKEVQKQGTGRKLFQKFYQCALNQGYSFIRVEVFNKNRSRFFYEKMGAKLIGETELLEFGPEITELLYQWEL encoded by the coding sequence TTGAAAATATTAAATGACATGGATATTCGTATAGCATCACTTAACGATGCATTATCTATTGCAGAAGTACATGTACAGGGGTGGAAAGAAACCTATACAGGTATAATTAAGCGAGAAATATTAGATGAGCTTAAAGTCCTAGATAAGGAGTTATTATGGAAAGAAATAGCCAAAAGCCCTGATCATAAGTTATTTGTCTATACTGAAAATGGGGCAGTGAAAGGCTTTCTCGATGGTTATTTAAACCCAGAAAATAATATTGCTGAAATTCTTGCTTTTTATCTTTTAAAAGAAGTTCAAAAGCAAGGCACGGGACGTAAGTTATTTCAAAAGTTCTACCAATGCGCTTTAAATCAAGGATACAGTTTTATTCGCGTAGAAGTTTTTAATAAAAATCGAAGTCGTTTCTTCTACGAAAAAATGGGAGCTAAATTAATTGGGGAAACCGAACTACTTGAGTTCGGTCCCGAAATAACAGAGTTACTTTATCAATGGGAACTTTAA
- the rplT gene encoding 50S ribosomal protein L20, with amino-acid sequence MARVKRGVVAHRRHKKILARAKGYYGARSRVYRVAFQAVIKAGQYAYRDRRQKKRQFRALWIARINAGARQNGLSYSRMIDGLKKAQVIIDRRVLADIAMHDAVAFAALAEKAKGALAA; translated from the coding sequence ATGGCTCGTGTAAAACGTGGTGTAGTGGCTCATCGTCGTCACAAAAAAATTCTTGCTCGCGCTAAAGGTTACTACGGTGCTCGTTCACGCGTTTACCGCGTAGCGTTCCAAGCGGTAATCAAAGCTGGTCAATACGCTTACCGTGACCGCCGTCAAAAGAAACGTCAATTCCGTGCTCTATGGATTGCGCGTATCAATGCTGGTGCTCGTCAAAACGGTTTGTCATACAGCCGTATGATCGATGGCTTGAAAAAAGCTCAAGTGATCATCGACCGTCGCGTATTAGCTGACATCGCTATGCATGATGCAGTAGCATTTGCTGCTTTAGCTGAAAAAGCTAAAGGTGCATTAGCTGCATAA
- a CDS encoding NADAR family protein — protein sequence MKDEKFLNDLIQKVQQGHQFKYLYFWGHTPKKADIVDKSCFSQWFPAQFELEGIEYFTAEHYMMAQKAKIFNDEEIFARILQVKHPNEAKQLGRKVRNYEEQIWQEKRFDIVVQANSAKFSQHTELKKFLLATKDRILVEASPVDKIWGIGMAQDHPHIQDPSLWQGLNLLGFALMHVRELLLTE from the coding sequence ATGAAAGACGAAAAATTTCTTAATGATTTAATTCAAAAGGTACAGCAAGGTCACCAGTTCAAATATCTATATTTCTGGGGACATACTCCTAAGAAAGCTGATATTGTTGATAAGAGTTGTTTTAGCCAGTGGTTTCCTGCGCAATTTGAACTAGAGGGTATCGAGTACTTTACTGCTGAACACTATATGATGGCGCAAAAAGCAAAAATATTTAATGATGAAGAAATTTTTGCACGGATTTTGCAAGTTAAACATCCTAATGAGGCGAAACAGCTAGGTCGCAAAGTACGTAATTATGAGGAACAGATATGGCAAGAAAAGCGTTTTGACATCGTGGTGCAAGCGAACTCTGCTAAATTCTCTCAGCATACTGAATTGAAAAAATTCTTATTAGCAACGAAAGACCGTATTTTAGTTGAAGCATCTCCAGTCGATAAAATTTGGGGAATTGGTATGGCGCAAGACCATCCACATATTCAAGATCCATCTCTATGGCAAGGACTAAATTTGTTGGGTTTTGCTTTAATGCATGTTCGAGAGCTACTTTTAACTGAGTAG